The segment taacttCGTTGAATTTGCTAAAGCCCTATACTGTATTTgattaaaaatgagaaaattactaAATTGCAACATGCAATCAGACGTGATTGATTCATTTAAAAGCTAAAATTATTCAAATATTCAATTAGAAAAGctcgtttttaatattttaatgccTAAACTACATTGCTACTTGCTTTTGTATATAACccttttttttcatgaaacaacaaataagcattAGAACTGAGATGAACACATACGATACCACATTTCACTTTAGGCtcaatttatttgattatttgataAAAACAATATTCATAACAATATAACATCGAATCATTAATTCGAAATAGTAAAATGGAAACCTAAAATATAATTCAGTTAAAAAGTACctgatttaaataaaaaaggaGGAAGGAGGGCTTGAAGCCCTGATCAGCTTTACTATTCCAAAGGATGCCATTCAGCCAAATGAAAGGAACAACTTCCAACATTAAACCCACTACTATCGTCACACAACATCGCTAAACCTCCAGTTTTTTACGTGGACCTTTTTTCTTCCCAAATAAATacctaaaaaataattaagaaaaaagCCTATGTTTGAATTTGATTTCTATCGTAAAAGATGAACCActacgaagaagaagaagataaggGGGAATTTGATTAACCCTATTACAGAGAAATTTGAATCATGAAAAACCCAGGGACGATTTTGGTTTCTATTTTTCCAAATCAAAACACGAATCAGAGAAATCAAAAGTTCGAATTCCTATCGATTTCTTCTTGCTTCTGCTTTTTGGGGTTGAATTCACAAAGTGAGAAAGGCTACTTGTGTcgacaaaaacaaaaataaaagaacaGGAAAACGATTTCTTTTAGGCCTTATGTTTACAGTAGGGTAATTTTAGAAACTCGCTGTTATATTTTAAAGTGTAAATTTTTTAGATTATAAGTTTTAGGTCTAATCATGCCCCCGTCCTTGTACTTTTCagatttttgaaatttattctCCTTACTTTTAATTccaaatattttatatatcatcaaTAAGTTAAtggttttttatatatatataaatcaaagcCTTTATATTACATCTCAGTAACTCTAGTTTCAATTGCGGCCCCCGAATCCTCTTGGACAGCTAACAGAACATCAATTGGTGATTCATGAAATAGTTTTAGTAGACTTGATTATCATATCAGAAAAGTAAGAaagtttgagtaaaaatatagagttaaaaaatgagtttaaataaaaaataataatacccATTCTTTAAATAGACCAGGCCTCAAGTAAGTTTTTTGGACTTAGTGCTGGCCTAGCACAAATTTGCAAAAAAGTTATtactttttgttgttgttttcatTATTTTTCTTACTGTTTTGTCATGATTTtgatattgttttattattatattaccattattttattgttaattttattactattttaaaagtatttatttgataaattatatttatttaaatataaataatttttaaatttattttaatttgttaaaaatatttattttattgtttttatatgtttgatatattatattttttaatttatttttatataaaaataataatataaaaaattaatgcaAGTAAATCAAATCAAGTTtaggttttaatatttttattcaagtaaagtttagacaaaattttaaatttatttttcgaaCTGAATCAAATCTAAACCTATAAATAAATCTAATTTTTTATTGAAATCCGACCCAAACTTCACCCTACTCATAAGTCATAACCACTAATTTCATCCCACAAAATCCAGCATCAATGATCTTCGACATTTTATTCACTACTTCATTTGCTTCTTTAAAAAAATCCCAAGAAGCCAGCTCGCTGATGCTCCTAAACAAGGCTAATGGGCTAGGAACAACTCCATCAGATACCGCCCACAATTCAACTAGCAAGACAGTGCCAATGCCTGGAAACATGTTAGAAACCAACTTCATTCCCTATTTGtgaaaaaatttgattttttataaattttaattttttcatgtgttaaaatataaaattactatgTGTTGTACTTATAATGTTATTGATCACCATAATCACATCAACATATTTTAATAGTATTGTTCAATTACCTAAAAGAGCATTAAATTAATTTacgatttttatatttaaatacaaCATAAATAAAACCTTTTAGTTGAATAGAAGAATTCAATTACCCATGCTTTAGCAAGAAAATTTATTTAAAGAATGGtatcaaaattttaattcaaatatGTAAAAGCTTCAATAAAGTAGAGCATAAGAAACCAACtacttttttatattaaaaagctCTTACTTTTaaatcaaattcaaatttttaaaaaattacttaCTTTTACACTATAATATTTGAAGAAATAACTTAAATTAAGATCATTTTAACAAGTGTAGTTTTTAGATATTAATAAAACAGTaccataccataaaattttaaagatatgcAAAAATATTATACACTTATTTATATATggtatttttctaatttaatttaattttaatttaaaaaaaaacaaatatgtTAGAATTATAGGTGAAAAAGATCAtaagaaaaaaatggaaaaacctgaaataaataattaaaaattaaaataatagagaaggaaaattaaaaataaaagaaaaatgaaaccattaaaaataaaagaaaaactgaaaccaacaattaaaaaaaaactagtaGGAAATTGAAAAATTATAGCCATCATTAATTGTATTATAAATCATGTTATTTGATTAAAAGTTAGAAAAtggaaattaaaaattaaaaataaataaaacaattttaaaaaaaggaaaaaaagtcgACCTCTTTAGAAACTAATCTTTTTTGAACAAATTGattgtacaaaaataaaaatatatatttgtttattatttaaaaatcttaaacaatttaattaaaaataaattaagttagAGAAGATAATAGATTTAGATgagtatataataatattttgttattttaaaaatagatgatgtgaaaatatttaaatggtgtctaaaaattataaattttaagattattctaatataaattattttgataatagtatTAACAAAGATAAGAAAAtaacaattaataaataataagtgAAAAACTTTTTACTTTTACTAttacttttccttttccttttcatttttccAAATATTTTGGTGTAGCTGTGGGCGGTGGGTTTGGTGGTGAATACGCCAACAGCGCAATAGCctccagttttttttttttttgttttttttccttttaacttTCAATTATATTTTGATTGGTTACCATTTCGGCTGCCGAAGAAATAAAATACAAgcatagaaagaaaaagaaagaaaagaattcaAATACTCGACGCCTCTGCTTCTCTCGTCGAGTGAAAGAAATAAGCATGGCCGTGGTTGGAGTATTGGCTTTACAGGGATCTTTTAACGAACACATAGCAGGCAATAATCTTTCACTGATATTCTAATTGTTTTGTTCATCAGTTTTTTATGTTTGGCTGAAAACATtatattatatgttttttttGCAGCGCTAAGGAGGTTAGGAATGAAAGGAGTGGAAATAAGGAAGCCAGAGCAGCTTCAAAGTATCAGCTCTCTTATCATTCCTGGTGGAGAAAGCACCACCATGGCTAAGCTTGCTGAGTTCCACAATCTTGTATGTTCTCTCGCTCTCTTTTtcatcttttatatatatatatatatttgtttgttttagcTTTAGTCATATACTATAAGCCATTCAATTCTGATTCATTTCGAGAAAATTGGATTCTTTTTGTTTTCTCATTATCCTGGTTTTAAAAAACATGGATGACCCAAGACGCCGTTTTCGCTTGTTTTGTTGTTGCTTGCTTTTTGCTAGTAGTTAAAGCAAAAAATAACTGCTAAGATTTGAGATCATTTTGATCAGAAATGAGTTAATAATTAGAACGAAGCTATAATTCAAACAAAGATCTTCCATGGTAATATAAATTCATGGAATTTATCATCATGAATGTTAAATTTAGTTTCTATTGTTTGCTTTAGTCATTAGAAGGTAAAGGTGGCAACGGCATAAGATAAGGGCTACTTTGGTGGTGTTGATCTTGGCTATTTTGGACTTTGAGGTGCTTTGCTACTCACGATTGACCTTCTTTGATCTGTGAAAAAGGGTTGATGCATGGAGGATGAGTTTGGCACTGTTAAATCTTttaaaggatatatatatatatatagctgaaGACTTTGCTCATTAACAAAGAATTTCTAAACCTAATTTACTTGAGTTGTTTATAGTGTTCAAATGAGTTCTTTGCAAAGAGTTACTGACAAAATCAATGCGTTTATTTCCCGTGTGTTATTGCTGGAGATGAAAAAGATTTGGACTTTCCAATCCCATCTTGATCTTGATTTTTAGTTTCGATGCACTCACTGGTCCAAACATTTTAGATGAGTCAGCAGTTGTCGTAGCATTCTCAGTTGAGAACATTGATAAATGTCTCCTTTGCATTTATATGGTTaatttcttttttcatttatGGTCAGTTTCCAGCTCTGCGGGAATTTGTGCAAATGGGGAAGCCGGTTTGGGGGACTTGTGCAGGTCTTATATTTTTGGCAAACAAAGCTGTTGGTATGTTTCTGTTCTCCCCTCAGCCTCCTCCAGTTTTAGATTCTGCATATTAAATTTGTAGAGTGTATACAGTTTGCAGCAAGCAGTTTTTCAAAATGAGATCAttcaaaaagttttgaatttgaaattggTGGTGCAACTTTTTCAGGACAGAAAGAAGGAGGACAGGAATTAGTTGGGGGTCTGAATTGCACTGTCCATAGAAATTACTTTGGGAGTCAGGTAAGTACATATGCCTTCTGTTTTACTACATATGATGCTTTTAAAGTGCATAGAGTGCTATATTGCATCGTTGTTATTGAATCAAAAGACATGCATTTAGTTAAATTGGAATCCAAGAGAAATTGCAGAACTTCCATGTTTGCTAATCAGCATTTTAAGATACAAATATGTTCTTTGAAGAAAGACCGCTCACAGAAAATGGGTCCAAAACCTTAAATGACTATGGGTATGATAATGTTATAGTGATGTATGGATGTATTAAAAATGTTTATGTCAAATGGGTAGGGGAAGAATCAGAGCAGTCTAAAAAATGACCTTGCTTTCACTGATTTCACTAGGATATGGAGTCACATTCTATATCATGACATAAGGCTTTGCATGTTGGTGGAGTTGTTATTACTTGAAGATATCAACTTTTTTTCCATTCCCATTTATGCTGATAAATTTACTTAAATAGGCTTGTCAGTTTCAAGAACTGAAATACAGACTTTAAGAAAACCTTCTGTCATGAAGGTTTCACATACCTAGCTTTTCACTTTTTCTGTTTTTATATCTAGGAAGTAGAAACCTCTTCCACTTACTGAAATTAATTTCAAGTTATGAAGAAGATTTCAACTCCTCCTATCCTTTTGGTTTAAGCTTCTAACATTGAACTAAATTGTTTGTTTTTAACAAATCAACTTTTTTTAGATCCAAAGCTTTGAGGCTGAGCTCTTAGTGCCAGAACTTGCCTCCCAAGAAGGTGGCCCTGAGACATTTCGTGGTGTTTTCATCCGAGCTCCTGCTGTCCTTGAAGTGGGGCCAGAAGTTGAAGTGCTTGCTGATTATCCTATCCCATCAAATAAAGTTCTATATTCAAGTTCAGCTGTTGAAATTCAAGAGGTATACCGGCACTCATCTATTGAATCCGTCTTCATCGGAATGGTCGAAAGTAAAACAATGAAATTTTATAGACATTCCTTCAACTAAATGAGTCTAGATTTGACGATCATGCTTGCCTATACATTTCCAAATATCTCATTGCAGACCTATTTCGTCGTTTATTTCATTGTCTTTAACTTCAGCTATGTTGGTTCTTGTCATCTAAAAATTTTGGGTATTTCAGGAGTCTGCTGTGCCTGAAAAGAAAGTGATAGTTGCCATAAAGCAAGGAAACTTGCTGGGGACTGCTTTCCACCCTGAGTTGACTGCAGATACGAGATGGTATAAAGAGATGTTAACTATCCTTTAAAATCTTCAATTTTGCTCATGATCTGGGGTTTTAAATGTTTCTCTTTTTTTGTTGCTAAGTCAAGGTTGTAAATGGTTGCTTGTGCAGGCATAGTTACTTTCTAAAGATGGTAAGAGATGTCGGAGAGGGAACCTCGAATACCACTGTTGCAGTCAGTGAAGCGGCTTCAAGTTCTGACCGACAAACAAAATATGATCTTCCTATATTCCGATAATCAGTGGCATCAATGAGATTCTTTTCAAGTATTTTCagtttctcttttattttcattttcttccttttgtTTCCTCCATGTTTGCAGATGTTTAATCTTTTTTGTCATAAGGTAAGTTTCTATTTGACAAGTAATTTTTGTTCTTTCTAGGTGGCCTTTATGCACATATCACTATATAATTATAATCTATTGTTACCCTGATATTTCATATGTTTTTGGTATTCATGTTGGGTACATACTTGTGTGTAATATACGATCttcttaaaaatataatgaaGCTACCTAACCTTCACAGAAGTGGGGGAATGGTTGGGGGTAAGGATTTCTGAAAAGTTTGAGCCACAATCTgagttttgaaaataaaaataatggtgACGGGAAGATGAAATTATTGTAACAGCAAGGTTGACAATGGCAGCATTGTAAATTCGGTTTTGGAGTTCTTTATTTCGTTAAGAGTGGACAGTTTAAAATTATTGGCGAAGATAAAAAATTGTCGTTGATAATGTTTGATTAGAGTATTAACAGTTTTTTGGtacaatatatattattaataattaaaaggTTAAGTTTATAAATTACACAATACTTCTAAATTATAAGACGGTTGATCACAACGTTATTGCTTTTAAAGCTTCTTAGAGGTTGTAAGTTAGTGTCGCGTAGTTATCTTTCaaattaattagttaaataatttgtaattatttaactaaataaaataattaaataaataaaaattaagggAGTAAATGGAAAATTATCCCTCCTCTAGAGGTCCAATTCCGTTCCCATTGGGGTGCAGGCCAATGTagtttttatcattatagatatatattgataaaattttctttgATATCGTTTCTTGGTACAGTGTTAAAAGATATACTGATGCAGAAATACCATTGAACTGATACACTATAATGTTTATTTCTCTAGTACTAGCAAGAACACGTTTCTGGTATGAGACATCTTTTTCCCATTATCAGAAGAATTCATTGTTGAAAAGCTTATTTGATCCAACGCTTGCACTTCTCTCGCACCCAATAATCCATTCTTAATCATATTTCttcatgcacaagaaacttctaCAGCTAAGCTCTTCTTTACACCTTTGCAAGGGTCACCTAAAGTCCTGGTTGATACATCGATACTACAACTTGTCGATCCAACACAAACCTGGACAGTTATAACAATTGTCATCAACAATGAACAAGGATGGTTTAGCTGAAACCGAAAATTTTGCATACAgatattacagcaagatcgcacCTTCTGTACAATGGAATGTGCTTTAGCACTGCTACACCTCCCATGGCTAAAACTGCCGCAAGTGCCAAGAGGAGTTCCAAAGCTGGCAAATTTGATTGCAGAAATAACCTGATTCGGAGATGGGCAACTGAGGGATAGCGTAGGGTTTGAAGCCCTTCTTGTTTTTGAATCCAAACCCCACATAACCATGGGTAATGGGTGAGAGTCAGATACATGCGAGCACAAACTTCCCATCTTTCTGGTTGCAAAAGCAAGCTGTGTCGGATCCCCACCCATTTCCTCGAACAATACAAGAATGTTGCCACTTGGTTTCAACCATGAACGAGGTACATGATACCTGCGAGAGAGACGGATATACCGGCATAAGAAAATTTGAAGGCATAGCAATTTTCAAGTTTTCCCAACATAGGCTCTTCAGTACTCACAATTGCTGAGATGGCTTCCCACAATTCTTGCGGCATTTGTTTGCACTATAAGGTCCTCTATAATCACAAGAGTCAGTACAGCCACTGTTTGAAGCGATATAGGCAGGCCAATATCGTCCAATGCTCTGTCCATTGATCCATGCTTCACCCTTTCCCATCCCCATGAAGTCTAAAGCAACAGGGTCATTCCCAGTAGGGGCATCAAAATTTGTCTGCATACAGAATATTGATCGGTAGTAGCTTAGAGTTGAGTCTACTGTGAAATCCACcacaataattttacaaataataaaaGACCATAGAAGGTTTAAaccttaaaaatatatacattcaGGCCAAAAATGGAAAATTAATTATATAGAAGTAAATGCAAGAAACATAGTTGAAATACCTTATCGaatatttaatttcctttaactgcAATAAGTAAATTCAAAACTCGCATCTAATTTAAAGTTAAGCATTACCTTGTACCATATTAGGGGTTGATTCTTTGGCAATGCGGGTTGTGAAACCCATTCCGATGAACTTCCACTTGGTAGACCTGAATCTTCCCCTTTAAGTCCAACCTGAATTCATGATTGCAAAATTTTCATCTTGGAGTCACCTTAGCTTAGGGATTTGGTTCATCTTCCACAAGAGTCTATATGCTATATATTAAGTGCCTTCTCACCACTAATAATGGATAAATGCTAAGATATCCGGAAAATAAATAGATTGTGTTCACCATTGCAACGGATACGATTCAAATCCAATTCTTATATCCCATTTTCTCAGTTTGTAGGTTATAAAGAATTAGTGTTTTTATGCAAATATCGAATAATGTTTACAGCAGAGTGAAGGAGATACTGACCTGATACGTCCACTGCTGTGAGGAGAGATCAATACTGCTACCATTACTTAAACCATTTAGTTTCACTGGACCAGTTATCCCCGCCCCTGATAGGTCAAAGAAGGCCCCATAGTTCTGGCATATATGTCTCCAGTTAGATGATACATATACCGAATTATATCTATTGTAGATAACATAACGACACTACATTTTGCAGATAAATATTTCCACTTTTTAGTTAATGATCATGTGGACCCTAGTGAGGAGAACCAAACCTGCAGCCCTATGGTCAAACTAAGGAGATCAATCGTGTTCTTCCCAGGGACAACTGTGATGGGGATATCCAGTTTAACCTTAGCATTGTCGCTATTACCAGTTCTGCTCCCTGCAGAAAGTTTCAAAGGACATGCACAAGCAATAGTGTTATAGTGGTACATGAACATCACAATGATGAAGCTACCCCACCCAAAATCCTATACTAGAATGTTTCAACTACCAAGCCTGGTATAACTCCCAACTGCAAGACGTTAAGGATTCTTGTGCATTTCACTTCCAAATAAGCAACACTGCAAGGACTTCAATGTTAATTTTATCAAGTCTATTGCAGTTTTCTGGTATTTTTATCCATAAACTTGAACACCAATTTGGATTTTCATCATCGTCTGCATCATTTTCCTATTCTAccaattataattatataatctAAGCCAAGCAAGAAACTCATCGGAGATACAAAAGAACAGTCCCTAGTTCAATCATCTTTACCCAAGATGCTAATCCTTTCATAAGTTCCATTCAACCCATTTCACCATAGAAACCCTATAAGTTCCTTAATAATATATCAGAGCAGAACTATAGGGCAAGTGAAAAAAAgaaatttctttatatatatatatatataaatatatattttgtttcCAGCTACCTGCAAGTTTCCCATTTATAAAAGCATGAAGGCCATGCCCAAGTGATTCCACATGAAGAACAGTTTGAGATCCATCTTGAAGGAAAGGCTCATCTCCCTTGATATTCATGCTGCCCAAAAGCATTCAATAAATATTCCTTAAAACATTGTGAATATAATAAACTTGAAAACGGTAGCAATTATGTCCTCAGGAAActtcttttaaaataaaacacCAGCATACCTTAACGAATACCACAAGTAGTCACTTTTATCAGCAGTAGTGTTGATTTGCTCTAACAATCCAAGTTTGTTAAATGCGCTAGCCTTAGAGATGCCAATGGGTTCGTTTATCCAACTCCAGCCTGACCCGATTGAGTCAGTTGAATCAGCATTTGTATTCAATGATTCATGCATGAAGCTTGGAATCACACTCATAGAGTTAACCTGTcatgttaaaaataaaacaatacagGTTACAAATTTACAAGAAGAACAACTCAACGTAATTAAGCGAATATAAATGCAAGCAATTCATAGCAGAGGCGGATGAAGCAGACACAGTCCATAGAAATATTCCAACTAGtgttctgaagtgaataatcataACCTCAGCACATTTTACTTAAAAACCGATACGACAGTTCATTGCAGTTAGTTTGTTAGATATGTATCCCCCCTACTCCATTAACTCTAAGGTGAAAGCCCATTGGTATCATAAAAAGCTGACCTAATCCGGGGAAGAAATACATGTTTGTACTTTGTACAACTGCAAGGGAGGTTCAGACGACCTATTTTGCAGAGTTAGGTTCATTGAACCCAAAACTAATGACAATTTGAATTTCCTACTATGGTCCTTTCGTAAGAGAAGATAGAAAAAGATTAGCTTGACTTAATTCAGTTATTTATTCAAATGTTTCAAAGAATCTTTTCAGCAAGAATCTTGActaatggcacaaaaatctcaaAGAGCAAGCAAGGTGGTTAAGAGAAAGCTATAGCATAACAATTTAATGGTACCATCATTTCGACAAATCCATAATTGATGAAGCTAACACTAACTCGAAGTCGGAAGTGTATGTGCTAATGCAACATACCTTGGCGGTATTCAGAACTACATTCTTGCAGTCTGGTAAGATGCTGACAGACCATGCAGGCAAATGGTATGAATTGCCATTGAAATTAACAGTCGCATCAGATTTGGTGTCTATATTGGCAAGAAAAGCAGAACATCCTCCCGATCCTGTTTTATATACAGCAGCCtgggaagaaaaaagaaatacATAGATGAACTAGTTATTTTTTTAACAAGATCTGACAGAAGAAACTGTTGGACCTCTATTAGTTGATTTTCAACTATTATCTTTCAATAAGATCTGATCAAATTTTGCATTTAAGAAAAAGTGTGCAGTTTAAGAGTCTGTCAAAAAAGAATCACCAGAAAAAGTGATTTATTTGTTTTCATTTATATGAACAAAGTATTATGATCGTTAAGAATTCAACAGGATCCCTCCTCACAAATCAGACAAAGAAGAAGAGGCAGGCCCCCTTTGAGTTCTTGTTCATAACCCACATAGAAGCAAAGAAGTAAGGTTCTCTTAAAAATGCTAAAGTAAGTGCCAATCAAGATAGGCCATACCTCCAAGTTTGGACCCAAAGAGGAAATTTTAGGATCAGTGGCTATCAATGCTTCTTCACAAAGCTTTATAGCCTTATGGACATCTCTTAGGTGACCCCACTTTGGTTGTCTAACTTGTCCTGAGAAAGTAGTGAATCGGAAGACAGGCGTAACTTAGAAGACACTGTTTAGTCAACTGTAAACTGAACAATCATGGATTAACCTATCTCATACTATCGTTAACAACAAACCAGCACT is part of the Gossypium arboreum isolate Shixiya-1 chromosome 5, ASM2569848v2, whole genome shotgun sequence genome and harbors:
- the LOC108453020 gene encoding beta-galactosidase 8 — encoded protein: MRRRTEILVLLICLVIVTTSFASTVTYDHRAIVIDGKRRVLISGSIHYPRSTPEMWPDLIQKSKDGGLDVIETYVFWNLHEPVRNQYNFEGRNDLVKFVKLVAEAGLYVHLRIGPYVCAEWNYGGFPLWLHFIPGIKFRTDNEPFKAEMRRFTAKIVEMMKQEKLYASQGGPIILSQIENEYGNIDSAYGAAAKPYIKWAAGMAISLDTGVPWVMCQQSDAPDPIINTCNGFYCDQFTPNSNKKPKMWTENWSGWFLSFGGTVPYRPVEDLAFAVARFFQRGGTFQNYYMYHGGTNFDRTPGGPFIATSYDYDAPIDEYGQVRQPKWGHLRDVHKAIKLCEEALIATDPKISSLGPNLEAAVYKTGSGGCSAFLANIDTKSDATVNFNGNSYHLPAWSVSILPDCKNVVLNTAKVNSMSVIPSFMHESLNTNADSTDSIGSGWSWINEPIGISKASAFNKLGLLEQINTTADKSDYLWYSLSMNIKGDEPFLQDGSQTVLHVESLGHGLHAFINGKLAGSRTGNSDNAKVKLDIPITVVPGKNTIDLLSLTIGLQNYGAFFDLSGAGITGPVKLNGLSNGSSIDLSSQQWTYQVGLKGEDSGLPSGSSSEWVSQPALPKNQPLIWYKTNFDAPTGNDPVALDFMGMGKGEAWINGQSIGRYWPAYIASNSGCTDSCDYRGPYSANKCRKNCGKPSQQLYHVPRSWLKPSGNILVLFEEMGGDPTQLAFATRKMGSLCSHVSDSHPLPMVMWGLDSKTRRASNPTLSLSCPSPNQVISAIKFASFGTPLGTCGSFSHGRCSSAKAHSIVQKVCVGSTSCSIDVSTRTLGDPCKGVKKSLAVEVSCA
- the LOC108453021 gene encoding probable pyridoxal 5'-phosphate synthase subunit PDX2, with the translated sequence MAVVGVLALQGSFNEHIAALRRLGMKGVEIRKPEQLQSISSLIIPGGESTTMAKLAEFHNLFPALREFVQMGKPVWGTCAGLIFLANKAVGQKEGGQELVGGLNCTVHRNYFGSQIQSFEAELLVPELASQEGGPETFRGVFIRAPAVLEVGPEVEVLADYPIPSNKVLYSSSAVEIQEESAVPEKKVIVAIKQGNLLGTAFHPELTADTRWHSYFLKMVRDVGEGTSNTTVAVSEAASSSDRQTKYDLPIFR